The Malus domestica chromosome 10, GDT2T_hap1 genome contains a region encoding:
- the LOC103422198 gene encoding purple acid phosphatase 15-like, producing MAFSSCSSVPAVAAITCLIAVVVGCYSPVEARIPTTLDGPFEPLTVPFDPSLRGNAVDLPDDDQRVRRRVKGFEPEQISVSLSADYDSVWISWITGEYQIGDKIKPLDPKSVASVVRYGKLRYPPTHEATGYSLVYNQLYPFEGLQNYTSGIIHHVRLTGLKPNTLYFYRCGDPSIPAMSKIHHYRTMPVSGPRSYPERIAVVGDLGLTYNTTTTISHLTSNNPDLVLLIGDVTYANLYLTNGTGSDCYSCSFPNSPIHETYQPRWDYWGRYMQSLVSKVPIMVVEGNHEIEEQAENKTFEAYSSRFAFPSEESGSSSTFYYSFNAGGIHFIMLGAYTDFSKSGKQYKWLEQDLANVDRSTTPWLAATWHPPWYSTYEAHYREAECMRLEMEELLYSYGVDIVFNGHVHAYERSNRVYDYNLDPCGPVYLTVGDGGNREKMAVQHADEPGRCPEPSTTPDQHLGDGAFCAENFTSGPAAGKFCWDRQPDYSAFRESSFGHGILEVKNETWALWTWYRNQDSDNKIGDQIYIVRQPDKCRIRHVFESWLADL from the exons ATGGCATTTTCTTCGTGCTCCTCCGTTCCTGCAGTTGCTGCGATAACGTGTTTGATTGCGGTTGTCGTGGGTTGTTATTCGCCCGTTGAGGCCCGAATTCCCACCACCTTGGACGGCCCGTTCGAGCCCCTCACCGTCCCCTTTGATCCCAGTCTGCGCGGCAACGCCGTCGATTTGCCGGATGATGATCAGCGGGTCCGTCGCCGGGTTAAAGGGTTTGAGCCCGAGCAGATTTCCGTCTCGCTATCCGCTGATTACGACTCCGTTTGGATCTCCTGGATTACAG GGGAGTATCAGATTGGAGACAAGATAAAGCCATTGGACCCGAAAAGTGTGGCAAGCGTTGTTCGTTATGGGAAGCTGAGATATCCACCAACGCATGAAGCCACAGGGTATTCTCTGGTTTATAATCAGCTCTACCCTTTTGAAGGCCTCCAAAATTACACTTCCGGAATTATCCACCATGTTCGTCTCACAG GGTTGAAACCGAATACACTGTACTTTTATCGATGTGGGGATCCTTCTATACCTGCAATGAGCAAAATCCACCATTACAGGACCATGCCAGTTTCTGGTCCTCGGAGCTACCCGGAGAGAATAGCAGTTGTGGGAGACCTTGGCCTTACTTACAACACAACTACCACAATAAGTCACTTGACAAGTAACAATCCTGATCTTGTTCTATTGATTGGTGATGTTACTTATGCAAACCTCTACCTCACAAATGGAACTGGCTCTGACTGCTATTCTTGCTCATTTCCAAACTCTCCGATACATGAGACCTATCAGCCTCGATGGGATTACTGGGGAAG GTATATGCAGAGTTTAGTGTCCAAGGTTCCAATAATGGTTGTTGAAGGGAACCATGAAATAGAAGAACAGGCTGAAAATAAGACTTTTGAGGCTTATAGTTCTCGGTTTGCATTCCCATCTGAAGAAAGCGGATCTTCGTCCACATTCTACTACTCATTTAATGCAGGGGGGATTCATTTTATCATGCTTGGAGCCTACACTGACTTTAGCAAATCAG GGAAACAATACAAGTGGCTGGAGCAAGATTTGGCTAATGTGGACAGATCCACAACTCCCTGGTTGGCAGCTACTTGGCATCCTCCCTGGTATAGTACCTACGAGGCCCATTACAGAGAGGCAGAATGTATGAGGTTGGAAATGGAAGAGCTACTGTACTCTTATGGCGTTGATATAGTGTTCAATGGACAT GTTCATGCCTACGAGCGATCGAATCGAGTTTATGATTACAACTTAGATCCCTGTGGTCCTGTATATCTCACCGTTGGTGACGGGGGTAATCGGGAGAAGATGGCAGTTCAACATGCTGACGAACCTGGTCGTTGCCCAGAGCCATCAACTACTCCTGATCAACACCTAGGTGATGGTGCCTTTTGTGCAGAGAACTTTACCTCCGGCCCAGCAGCAGGTAAATTTTGTTGGGATCGGCAACCGGATTACAGTGCTTTCAGAGAAAGCAGCTTTGGCCATGGGATCCTTGAG GTGAAGAATGAGACTTGGGCTTTGTGGACATGGTACCGGAACCAGGACTCCGACAATAAAATTGGAGATCAAATTTATATAGTGAGGCAGCCTGATAAATGCCGCATCCGCCATGTGTTCGAAAGTTGGCTTGCTGACCTCTAA